In Spinacia oleracea cultivar Varoflay chromosome 5, BTI_SOV_V1, whole genome shotgun sequence, a single window of DNA contains:
- the LOC110795652 gene encoding B3 domain-containing protein REM16, translated as MAKKCTTCKTEEKYKYWSEFPATKQQFCLMMYHDFKNKLGIPQDFIDCFKVQLSPWCTLIGPSKNKWRVKLSRRRMDGDGSVVFSDGWADFVSDHGVKVFDVLVFRYVGDSSFEVTVFDKGSCCEREGTHFVSNGSCSSPSSRRTRTTSCSSTLHGNNNTHGSKCKEEIVVDSSDSEEIDHEEEEEPEGEIDHEEEQHEEEDYSWEGEGEEEEEESEAVEEEIRSKRGRPRKPSNDQENQQIQKYFISKRRELKQEEKTRASNMAMNYINSSKNDRFPMFSITLCPSNVYSGFHLTIPKKWAMEHMLKEPHELELRVPKAQGKGQRSSSVGCRWTLKGVQQCQLRAGWARFVLENNLEEHDACVFELIREGESDCTTPIFNVHIFRAIDQIVPLAVSTRMV; from the exons ATGGCGAAAAAATGCACAACCTGTAAAACAGAGGAGAAGTATAAATATTGGTCTGAGTTCCCTGCAACAAAGCAACAATTCTGCCTGATGATGTATCATGATTTCAAGAACAAACTG GGAATTCCTCAAGATTTCATAGATTGTTTCAAGGTACAACTATCACCATGGTGCACACTAATAGGGCCAAGCAAGAATAAATGGAGAGTGAAACTGTCGCGAAGAAGAATGGATGGTGATGGAAGTGTGGTATTCTCAGATGGGTGGGCGGATTTTGTCAGTGACCATGGAGTGAAGGTTTTCGATGTTTTAGTGTTCAGATATGTTGGAGATTCTTCGTTTGAAGTGACGGTGTTTGACAAGGGTAGTTGTTGCGAAAGAGAGGGTACTCATTTTGTGAGTAATGGTAGTTGTTCAAGTCCAAGCTCACGGAGAACAAGAACAACCTCTTGTTCAAGTACTTTGCACGGCAACAATAATACTCATGGTAGCAAATGTAAAGAAGAAATTGTTGTTGATTCATCTGACAGCGAAGAAATTGAtcatgaagaagaagaagaaccaGAGGGAGAAATTGAccatgaagaagaacaacatgAGGAAGAAGATTATTCatgggaaggagaaggagaagaagaagaagaagaatctgaGGCTGTAGAGGAAGAGATAAGATCAAAAAGGGGGAGACCGCGAAAGCCATCAAATGATCAAG AAAATCAACAAATCCAAAAGTATTTCATATCAAAAAGAAGGGAGCTTAAACAAGAAGAAAAAACAAGAGCTTCAAATATGGCTATGAATTACATCAACTCGAGCAAGAATGATAGGTTTCCTATGTTTTCGATCACCTTGTGTCCTTCCAATGTTTACAGTGGAtttcatctg ACAATTCCAAAGAAATGGGCAATGGAACATATGCTGAAAGAGCCTCATGAATTAGAGCTGCGTGTCCCAAAGGCACAGGGTAAAGGCCAAAGGAGCTCGAGTGTGGGATGCAGATGGACATTAAAAGGAGTACAACAATGTCAACTGAGAGCAGGGTGGGCGAGATTTGTGCTGGAAAACAACTTGGAAGAACACGATGCTTGTGTTTTTGAGCTGATCAGGGAAGGGGAATCTGATTGCACAACTCCCATTTTCAATGTCCACATATTTCGTGCTATTGATCAAATTGTTCCTTTGGCTGTGTCAACGCGTATGGTCTAG
- the LOC110795630 gene encoding glycerophosphodiester phosphodiesterase GDPD6-like, which produces MTTLCTILFTLLLLFVCCSARRTYLFPGIGHKSPKQPLQTSRPFNLAHRGSNGEFPEETAAAYRRSIKEGADFIETDILSSKDGVLVCHHDVILDITTDIAEHKEFAGRQRAYDVQGFNITGFFIVDFTWKELQTLRAKQRFSFRDQQYNGKFPIITFDEYISIALDASRAVGIYPEIKDPVFINEHVKWPNGKRFEDVFVDTLKKYGYRGSYLSKHWLKQPCFIQSFAPSSLVYISSKTDLPKIFLIGHTAWQTEDTKQTFLEVTSDAYFNYIKKYVVGIGPGKDTVVPAVNNHLQAPTDLVVRAHAHSLQVHPYTFRNEYQYIHFEFHQDPYIEFDFWINKMGVDGLFTDFTGSLHDFQEWTSPLSPGNGERP; this is translated from the exons ATGACTACGCTCT GTACCATCCTGTTTACTCTTCTGCTACTCTTTGTTTGCTGTAGTGCTAGACGTACATATCTATTCCCTGGCATAGGACATAAGTCACCGAAGCAGCCTTTGCAGACTTCACGTCCATTCAACCTTGCACATCGAGGTTCTAATGGAGAATTTCCAGAGGAAACTGCAGCTGCATATCGG AGGTCTATAAAAGAAGGTGCAGACTTCATAGAAACAGATATCCTGTCTTCCAAAGATGGTGTACTTGTATGTCACCATGATGTAATTTTAGATATTACTACAGATATTGCCGAGCACAAGGAGTTTGCAGGCCGCCAAAGGGCCTACGATGTCCAAGGATTTAATATAACTGGCTTTTTCATTG TTGATTTTACATGGAAGGAACTTCAAACTTTAAGAGCTAAGCAGAGATTCTCATTCAGGGATCAACAATATAATG GAAAGTTTCCTATTATTACTTTTGATGAGTACATATCCATTGCTCTTGATGCTTCCAGAGCTGTCGGGATATATCCAGAGATAAAAGATCCCGTATTCATCAACGAACAT GTGAAGTGGCCAAACGGGAAGAGGTTTGAGGATGTTTTTGTGGACACTTTGAAGAAATATGGTTACAGGGGTTCATACTTATCAAAACATTGGCTAAAACAGCCTTGTTTCATCCAATCATTTGCTCCATCTTCACTTGTGTACATATCAAGTAAGACAGATCTGCCCAAAATCTTCTTGATTGGTCACACAGCTTGGCAAACAGAAGATACTAAACAG ACTTTCTTGGAAGTTACTTCAGATGCCTACTTTAACTACATCAAAAAATATGTTGTTGGTATTGGACCCGGGAAGGACACAGTGGTTCCGGCAGTAAACAATCACCTGCAAGCCCCTACTGATTTGGTTGTCAGAGCACATGCTCACAGTCTTCAG GTGCATCCTTATACCTTTCGGAATGAGTACCAATACATTCATTTTGAGTTTCATCAAGATCCATATATTGAATTTGACTTCTGGATAAACAAGATGGGAGTGGATGGACTCTTTACAGATTTCACGGGAAGCCTTCATGATTTCCAAGAATGGACGTCTCCTCTCTCTCCCGGTAATGGTGAAAGACCATGA
- the LOC110795632 gene encoding protein POLYCHOME — protein MPTPSRDRLSRPVDISTLYRGAARRVDLIVDQPGLTWTGLSGSGPRNVSSGGSASSRRAALGRGRLSQRPLFTGQENRTSRMTARRNSGGRGRGSRLPSWYPRTPLRDITVIVRAIERRRAALNQTTEAPQEETNEQTVAASTAELEQEIGSQTPLPTISVKPQPSPATKVWMITPRNIDNNEMSSDFLTPQKRLLNSIEKVREVWLEDRKKLEKTPAAKRAEREKKVRTLMSMR, from the exons ATGCCTACACCATCAAGAGATAGATTATCTAGACCCGTGGATATTTCTACCCTTTACCGGGGAGCCGCCCGTAGAGTTGATCTTATTGTTGATCAACCCGGGCTTACTTGGACTGGGTTATCTGGAAGCGGGCCTCGCAATGTCTCCAGTGGTGGCAGTGCATCAAGTCGAAGAGCAGCTCTCGGGAGAGGCAGGCTTTCACAGCGCCCACTTTTTACTGGACAAGAAAACAGGACTTCTAGGATGACTGCACGGCGAAATAGTGGTGGCCGGGGCAGGGGAAGTAGGTTGCCTTCTTGGTATCCAAGAACCCCTTTAAGGGATATCACTGTTATTGTGAGG GCAATAGAGAGGAGGAGAGCTGCGCTGAATCAAACCACAGAAGCTCCTCAAGAAGAGACCAATGAACAGACAGTGGCAGCATCAACTGCTGAGCTTGAGCAAGAAATTGgttcccaaactcccctccctACCATTTCTGTTAAACCTCAACCTTCACCTGCCACCAAAGTATGGATGATCACACCCAGGAACATTGACAATAATGAGATGAGTTCTGATTTCTTGACACCACAGAAAAGGCTTCTAAATTCGATTGAAAAGGTGAGGGAAGTTTGGCTTGAGGATCGAAAGAAGCTAGAGAAGACTCCTGCTGCCAAGAGAgcagaaagagaaaagaaggtGCGTACATTGATGTCAATGAGATGA